In the Leishmania donovani BPK282A1 complete genome, chromosome 29 genome, one interval contains:
- a CDS encoding ribosomal protein L1a, putative — MSARPSVSVYSASSDSVVGTCPLPAVFTAPIRNDIVKFVHTNMAKNSRQAYAVNRLSGMNHSAHSWGTGRAVARIPRISGGGTSTSGAG, encoded by the coding sequence ATGTCTGCCCGCCCGTCTGTGAGCGTGTACTCGGCGTCGTCCGACTCCGTTGTCGGGACGTGCCCGCTGCCGGCCGTGTTCACTGCGCCGATCCGCAACGACATCGTGAAGTTCGTGCACACGAACATGGCGAAGAACTCGCGCCAGGCGTACGCGGTGAACCGCCTGTCCGGCATGAACCACTCGGCGCACTCGTGGGGCACCGgccgcgccgtggcgcgTATTccgcgcatcagcggcggtggcacgaGCACGTCCGGCGCCGGT
- a CDS encoding ribosomal protein L1a, putative, which produces MSARPSVSVYSASSDSVVGTCPLPAVFTAPIRNDIVKFVHTNMAKNSRQAYAVNRLSGMNHSAHSWGTGRAVARIPRISGGGTSTSGAGAFGNMCRGGRMFAPTKIFRRWHRKINLHQKRFAVVSALAASSVPSLVMSRGHRIDNVPEVPLVVEDSIQGYEKTKEAMAFLKAIAAIDDVNRVNDSREIRAGRGKMRNRRYVARRGPMLVMPNNKGTRAFRNIFGLDLANVSALNLLHLAPGGHVGRFVIWTKSAFEQLDKIFGTFTEASAVKKGFTLPAPMLTNTDVTRIMQSEEVRRVLKPKKLQAKKASRYQTPTNGIKNRRLRLRLNPYVKRETAAAKGMRNVANRDARRKAKMARVTKAKKAATKSAKQ; this is translated from the coding sequence ATGTCTGCCCGCCCGTCTGTGAGCGTGTACTCGGCGTCGTCCGACTCCGTTGTCGGGACGTGCCCGCTGCCGGCCGTGTTCACTGCGCCGATCCGCAACGACATCGTGAAGTTCGTGCACACGAACATGGCGAAGAACTCGCGCCAGGCGTACGCGGTGAACCGCCTGTCCGGCATGAACCACTCGGCGCACTCGTGGGGCACCGgccgcgccgtggcgcgTATTccgcgcatcagcggcggtggcacgaGCACGtccggcgccggtgcgttCGGCAACATGTGCCGTGGTGGCCGCATGTTTGCGCCGACGAAGATCTTCCGCCGCTGGCACCGCAAGATCAACCTGCACCAGAAGCGCTTCGCTGTGGTGTCTGCGCTCGCCGCGTCGTCTGTGCCGTCGCTGGTGATGTCGCGCGGCCACAGGATCGACAACGTGCCGgaggtgccgctggtggtggaggaCTCGATCCAGGGCTACGAGAAGACGAAGGAGGCCATGGCGTTCCTGAAGGCGATCGCTGCGATCGACGACGTGAACCGCGTGAACGACTCGCGCGAGATCCGTGCTGGCCGCGGCAAGATGCGCAACCGCCGCTACGTGGCGCGCCGCGGTCCGATGCTGGTGATGCCGAACAACAAGGGCACGCGTGCGTTCCGCAACATCTTCGGGCTGGACCTGGCGAACGTGAGCGCGCTGAACCTGCTGCACCTGGCGCCCGGTGGCCACGTTGGCCGCTTCGTGATCTGGACGAAGTCGGCGTTCGAGCAGCTGGACAAGATCTTCGGCACGTTCACGGAGGCGTCCGCTGTGAAGAAGGGCTTcacgctgccggcgccgatgcTGACGAACACGGACGTGACGCGCATCATGCAgtcggaggaggtgcgccgcgtgctgaaGCCGAAGAAGCTgcaggcgaagaaggcgagcCGCTACCAGACGCCGACGAACGGCATCAAGaaccgccgcctgcgcctgcgcctgaACCCGTACGTGAAGCGCgagacggctgctgcgaaggGCATGCGCAACGTTGCCAACCGCGATGCGCGCCGCAAGGCGAAGATGGCGCGCGTgacgaaggcgaagaaggcggcgacCAAGTCGGCGAAGCAGtaa
- a CDS encoding ribosomal protein L1a, putative, which produces MSARPSVSVYSASSDSVVGTCPLPAVFTAPIRNDIVKFVHTNMAKNSRQAYAVNRLSGMNHSAHSWGTGRAVARIPRISGGGTSTSGAGAFGNM; this is translated from the coding sequence ATGTCTGCCCGCCCGTCTGTGAGCGTGTACTCGGCGTCGTCCGACTCCGTTGTCGGGACGTGCCCGCTGCCGGCCGTGTTCACTGCGCCGATCCGCAACGACATCGTGAAGTTCGTGCACACGAACATGGCGAAGAACTCGCGCCAGGCGTACGCGGTGAACCGCCTGTCCGGCATGAACCACTCGGCGCACTCGTGGGGCACCGgccgcgccgtggcgcgTATTccgcgcatcagcggcggtggcacgaGCACGtccggcgccggtgcgttCGGCAACATG
- a CDS encoding tryparedoxin-like protein has protein sequence MNYFGQWSNLELLRQDGSKRLAADVLRDVPYVVLFFGASWSPECDAFIDVIGNFYEAHHEVKGFEVVYISRDYSRAEMMKSFLLSERASAAAQRRAYQVRKEERAHRRLSAEDGQEGEKKPTVAADVQEGANCQHLNGQDTNSFLEHRKVSSRNSTSPSSIPPPLKRVAELTVNTAASGLAGASVNPLMPCGRRGFWAVPYDHVGCVGVPILYHLRVFTYPGVIVCRNKRFSADLRPALLPPLPAVHQAPAEHSLTLPPEIWPPGGSETQSAQPSLSSPIDRANAPQRRQKTPMVARPECYPDVVTIAGRFMIERDPSGEDFPWDRMNAKTRLAALVFFVIVAVLTVTVLSWALPISQFKRRTALKAPAEL, from the coding sequence ATGAACTACTTCGGTCAGTGGTCCAATctagagctgctgcgccaggaTGGTAGCAAGCGTCTGGCCGCAGACGTGCTCCGTGACGTGCCGTACGTCGTGCTGTTCTTTGGCGCCTCGTGGAGCCCCGAGTGCGATGCCTTCATAGATGTCATTGGCAACTTCTACGAGGCACATCACGAGGTAAAAGGGTTCGAGGTGGTGTACATCTCCCGCGACTATAGCCGTGCAGAGATGATGAAAAGCTTCTTGCTGAGTGAACGcgcctctgcggctgcgcagaggcgcgcgtATCAGGTGcgcaaggaggagcgagcgcaccgccgtctgaGCGCAGAGGATGgccaagagggagagaaaaagcCGACCGTCGCGGCGGACGTGCAAGAAGGCGCGAATTGCCAACACCTCAATGGACAGGACACCAACAGCTTCTTGGAGCACCGCAAAGTTTCTTCGAGGAACagcacctctccctcctccataCCTCCGCCGTTGAAGCGcgtggcggagctgacgGTCAACACCGCCGCGAGTGGTCTGGCCGGTGCCTCTGTCAATCCGCTGATGCCGTGCGGCCGGCGTGGCTTCTGGGCTGTGCCGTACGACCACGTCGGCTGCGTTGGCGTTCCCATTCTCTACCACCTTCGCGTCTTTACCTACCCTGGCGTGATTGTGTGCCGCAACAAGCGGTTCAGTGCGGACTTGAGACCTGCGCTACTACCACCTCTGCCTGCGGTCCACCAGGCACCAGCGGAGCACTCCTTGACTCTGCCGCCCGAGATTTGGCCGCCCGGGGGGTCAGAGACGCAGTCGGCGCAGCCGTCGCTCTCGTCGCCCATCGATCGCGCCAATGCACCGCAGAGACGGCAGAAGACACCGATGGTGGCGCGGCCCGAGTGCTACCCCGACGTGGTCACCATTGCCGGTCGCTTCATGATTGAGCGGGATCCCAGCGGGGAGGACTTCCCGTGGGACAGGATGAACGCAAAGACCCGTTTGGCAGCGCTGGTGTTCTTTGTGATTGTGGCGGTGCTCACCGTGACAGTTCTCTCGTGGGCGCTCCCGATCTCTCAGTTTAAGCGGCGGACGGCTTTGAAGGCACCGGCAGAGCTGTAG
- a CDS encoding tryparedoxin-like protein: MPLRHKGGPFLSQFPDLKVLRQDGTTVAASEAFKGKKYVLIYFSAHWCPPCQRFTPLLADFYDAHKDRYGFEVLFVSSDREEGRMMDFFQNRSSNYVRRPPAAASSSPPPVASSEALDESCPLSCDITHLLGNQTGAATVGGVGLSEGQQPQVPSSTAAAGGAPTAAGIAQSPRIPKASGHGNWLALPFKEHEVARFLSRAYSVVSIPKVVVVAVDTNCMVTREGKTMVMKDPDAVRFPWRFAEGDMRNRTEGWRESFVLLLLILCGIYYYFWYY; the protein is encoded by the coding sequence ATGCCCTTGCGTCACAAGGGCGGTCCATTCCTGTCGCAGTTCCCTGACTtgaaggtgctgcggcaggacGGCACCACTGTCGCCGCGTCGGAAGCGTTCAAGGGGAAGAAGTACGTGCTTATCTACTTCTCTGCTCACTGGTGCCCGCCATGCCAGCGCTTCAccccgctgctggcggactTCTACGATGCCCACAAGGACCGGTACGGGTTTGAGGTGCTGTTTGTATCGTCGGACCGCGAGGAGGGGCGCATGATGGACTTTTTTCAGaatcgcagcagcaactaCGTGCGACGtccaccggcggcagcgtcgtcttcgcctccaccggTCGCCTCCAGCGAGGCACTGGACGAGAGCTGCCCCCTGAGCTGCGACATCACACATCTCTTAGGGAACCAAACTGGCGCTGCCACCGTAGGCGGCGTTGGCCTGAGCGAGGGCCAGCAGCCCCAAGTCCCCTCCTCGACCGCGgccgccggtggtgcgccgacagcggcgggCATAGCACAGAGCCCACGCATCCCGAAAGCCAGCGGGCACGGCAACTGGCTGGCACTGCCCTTCAAGGAGCACGAGGTGGCTCGCTTCCTCTCACGCGCCTACTCGGTCGTCTCGATCCCGAAGGTGGTCGTTGTTGCCGTAGACACGAACTGCATGGTGACAAGGGAGGGCAAGACGATGGTGATGAAGGACCCAGATGCGGTCCGGTTCCCGTGGCGGTTCGCGGAGGGCGACATGCGCAACCGCACCGAGGGCTGGCGAGAAAGCTTCGTGCTTCTGCTCCTCATACTGTGCGGTATTTACTACTACTTTTGGTATTATTAG
- a CDS encoding tryparedoxin encodes MSGLTKFFPYSTSFLKGSATDIVLPTLAGKTFFFYFSASWCPPCRGFTPKLVEFYNKHAKSKNFEVMLISWDEEADDFMEYYKKMPWLALPFEDRKGMEFLKNGFKVETIPTLIGVEADTGKIVTTRARNMVERDPEGKEFPWPNVSEK; translated from the coding sequence ATGTCGGGCTTGACGAAGTTCTTCCCTTACTCCACCAGCTTCCTCAAGGGCTCGGCGACGGACATCGTGCTACCAACGCTGGCTGGAAAGACCTTCTTCTTCTACTTCTCGGCTAGTTGGTGCCCGCCATGCCGCGGCTTCACTCCGAAGCTCGTTGAATTCTACAACAAACACGCGAAGTCGAAGAATTTCGAGGTGATGCTGATCTCTtgggacgaggaggccgacGATTTCATGGAGTACTACAAAAAAATGCCATGGCTGGCGCTGCCTTTTGAGGATCGAAAAGGGATGGAGTTTCTTAAGAATGGGTTCAAGGTGGAGACGATTCCGACGCTGATCGGCGTCGAAGCGGACACAGGCAAGATCGTTACGACACGGGCGCGCAACATGGTCGAGAGGGATCCCGAGGGGAAGGAGTTCCCGTGGCCCAACGTGTCGGAGAAGTAA
- a CDS encoding tryparedoxin has translation MSGVSKHLGDVLKLQKQNDMVDMSSLSGKTVFLYFSASWCPPCRGFTPKLVEFYEKHHNSKNFEIILASWDEEEEDFNGYYSKMPWLSIPFEKRNVVEALTKQYKVESIPTLIGLNADTGDTVTTRARHALTQDPEGEQFPWRDE, from the coding sequence ATGTCCGGTGTCAGCAAGCACTTGGGGGATGTGTTGAAGCTGCAGAAGCAGAATGATATGGTGGATATGAGCTCTCTATCCGGCAAGACCGTGTTCTTGTACTTCTCGGCAAGCTGGTGCCCGCCGTGCCGTGGCTTCACCCCGAAGCTGGTGGAGTTCTACGAGAAGCATCACAATTCAAAGAACTTCGAGATCATACTTGCGTCAtgggacgaggaggaggaggacttCAATGGGTACTACAGCAAGATGCCATGGCTTTCCATCCCGTTCGAGAAGCGCAACGTTGTGGAGGCGCTAACGAAGCAGTACAAGGTGGAATCGATTCCGACGCTGATTGGATTGAACGCGGACACGGGTGATACCGTgacaacgcgcgcgcgccacgccCTGACGCAGGACCCCGAGGGCGAACAGTTTCCGTGGAGAGACGAGTAA